The Rhodococcus triatomae genome includes a window with the following:
- a CDS encoding mycofactocin system FadH/OYE family oxidoreductase 1: MDAALTGPVRLAGCSAPSRIVFGPHVTNLGDGRRFSRRHVAYYERRARGGAGIVVTETASIHPGDQPYERAPLAEGNGAGWAAIAGACRPYGTLVLAGLGHAGLEGSSAWTRSALWGPSRVAEPATRELPMEMELTEIAEVVEGFARAAAGARDAGTDGVEIDIGVRSLLRQFHSGLTNHRTDDYGRDRTRVTREVITAVRHTFRSGILAVRVCCDELAPWAGITPESARGFVRELAPLVDLITVVRGGLYSSHAYRPDFHVARNFNTELCRRMREVAGATPVVLQGSVVDPADAQRALDEGVADLVEMTRAQIADPDLVRRSAAGRAPRPCVLCNQTCQVLDPRNPVVSCIGNPEAGAEPCEPSAGKPAAPGEVLVVGAGPAGLEAARTAAESGWSVRLAERSSRLGGEVARAGALVPHLLPLVDWLGAECARLGVRVALDTSMTRGEVTREMRSGTWVLVAEGSDPSPDPSPDPSPPPADGPHWMSAAAVLDGVPDGAVVTWDPVGGPLGVAVACRLAADGRDVTYVTPDDVVGSRLAATGDLSGAGERLQRAGVRRQLRSDLAGWDGTGIRCRDRYTGETRLVRCDVVVDCSPGRSRHELDVPGANRIGDCVAPRTVAEAIRDGRAAARHVLEREPDPTSTIWRTTWDCSTAR, translated from the coding sequence GTGGACGCCGCACTCACCGGTCCGGTGCGGCTCGCCGGCTGCTCCGCCCCGTCGCGGATCGTGTTCGGCCCGCACGTCACCAATCTCGGTGACGGGAGGAGATTCTCCCGGCGGCATGTCGCGTACTACGAGCGGCGGGCCCGAGGTGGTGCCGGGATCGTCGTCACCGAGACGGCGTCGATCCATCCCGGAGACCAGCCGTACGAGCGCGCGCCCCTGGCGGAGGGCAACGGTGCCGGATGGGCCGCGATCGCGGGGGCCTGCCGGCCGTACGGAACGCTGGTGCTCGCCGGTCTCGGCCACGCGGGTCTCGAGGGATCGAGTGCGTGGACGCGCTCCGCGCTCTGGGGCCCTTCCCGCGTGGCCGAACCGGCCACGCGCGAGCTCCCGATGGAGATGGAACTCACCGAGATCGCGGAGGTGGTCGAGGGTTTCGCGCGTGCAGCCGCCGGCGCGCGTGATGCGGGCACGGACGGTGTGGAGATCGACATCGGCGTGCGGTCGCTGTTACGGCAGTTCCATTCCGGACTGACCAACCATCGCACCGACGACTACGGCCGGGACCGTACCCGAGTGACCCGCGAGGTGATCACCGCGGTGCGGCACACTTTCCGGTCCGGAATCCTGGCAGTGCGGGTCTGTTGCGACGAGTTGGCGCCCTGGGCGGGGATCACTCCCGAGAGCGCCCGGGGCTTCGTCCGCGAGCTGGCTCCGCTCGTGGACCTGATCACCGTCGTCCGAGGTGGGCTCTATTCGTCGCATGCCTACCGGCCGGACTTCCACGTCGCGCGGAACTTCAACACGGAGTTGTGCCGTCGCATGCGGGAGGTTGCGGGAGCGACACCGGTCGTGTTGCAGGGCAGTGTCGTCGACCCGGCCGACGCACAGCGCGCACTGGACGAGGGTGTCGCGGATCTGGTCGAGATGACCCGCGCCCAGATCGCGGACCCTGACCTGGTGCGGCGGTCGGCGGCCGGCCGCGCCCCGCGTCCGTGCGTGCTGTGCAACCAGACCTGCCAGGTTCTCGATCCGCGAAATCCGGTCGTCTCCTGCATCGGGAACCCGGAGGCCGGTGCCGAACCGTGCGAGCCGTCTGCCGGAAAGCCCGCCGCGCCCGGCGAGGTGCTCGTCGTGGGCGCCGGCCCGGCTGGCCTCGAGGCCGCCCGGACGGCGGCCGAGAGCGGGTGGTCGGTCCGGCTCGCGGAGCGCTCCTCGCGGCTCGGTGGTGAGGTGGCCCGCGCCGGGGCTCTCGTCCCCCATCTACTTCCGCTCGTGGACTGGCTCGGTGCCGAATGCGCCCGGCTCGGTGTGCGCGTGGCGCTCGATACCTCGATGACGCGCGGTGAGGTGACCCGGGAGATGCGCTCCGGTACCTGGGTTCTGGTCGCCGAGGGCAGTGATCCCTCGCCGGATCCCTCGCCGGATCCCTCGCCGCCCCCGGCCGACGGGCCCCACTGGATGTCCGCGGCAGCGGTCCTCGACGGCGTCCCGGACGGCGCGGTGGTGACCTGGGATCCGGTCGGTGGACCGCTGGGTGTCGCTGTCGCCTGCCGACTGGCCGCAGACGGACGAGACGTCACCTACGTCACCCCCGACGACGTGGTCGGGTCCCGCCTGGCCGCCACCGGGGACCTGTCCGGGGCGGGCGAGAGACTGCAGCGCGCCGGTGTCCGTCGGCAGCTGCGCAGCGACCTCGCCGGGTGGGACGGCACCGGCATCCGATGTCGTGACCGGTACACCGGCGAGACCCGCCTCGTGAGGTGTGACGTCGTCGTCGACTGTTCTCCCGGTCGGTCGCGGCACGAACTCGACGTCCCGGGGGCGAACCGGATCGGGGACTGCGTCGCCCCGAGGACCGTCGCCGAGGCGATACGTGACGGCCGGGCTGCTGCCCGGCACGTACTCGAACGGGAACCCGACCCGACATCGACGATATGGAGGACGACATGGGACTGCTCGACGGCAAGGTAG